One region of Azoarcus sp. CIB genomic DNA includes:
- a CDS encoding c(7)-type cytochrome triheme domain-containing protein, with product MKQVPWVARVRRGLTALLFAVVAITLWTPSDSRAEYGDIVINNYADAAGMRPAIFPHWFHRIRFRCKVCHADLGFQFKAGGNEITMLKIIDGQFCGACHNGEVAWSVENCDLCHSGKPNTPTQVHESTIQKLAVPVGQGGSKK from the coding sequence GGTAGCAAGAGTCCGTCGTGGGCTCACTGCGCTGCTGTTTGCCGTAGTGGCCATCACGCTCTGGACCCCGTCCGACAGCCGCGCCGAGTATGGCGACATCGTCATCAACAACTATGCCGACGCGGCCGGCATGCGCCCGGCGATCTTCCCGCACTGGTTCCACCGGATCCGCTTCCGCTGCAAGGTCTGCCATGCTGACCTCGGCTTCCAGTTCAAGGCGGGCGGCAACGAGATCACGATGCTGAAGATCATTGACGGCCAGTTCTGTGGCGCATGCCACAACGGCGAAGTCGCCTGGTCGGTCGAGAACTGCGACCTGTGCCATTCCGGCAAACCCAATACCCCCACGCAAGTGCACGAAAGCACCATCCAGAAACTGGCAGTTCCCGTCGGGCAAGGAGGTAGCAAGAAATGA